In Nostoc sp. GT001, a genomic segment contains:
- a CDS encoding DUF3370 domain-containing protein → MLPLLLIFPIAQLTPTTLPPEEVLQPQEVRPLPGKLDTVPTFNSNSPELVLKEGILLSTFPPDGKKVPTAHLNFPFRGRFDIFAHHVAKAEPAENLRSLYLGIILQNPSSEPVKVNIWQAASYLSQPDAPFIQLPSFSQNLLGKIFAGSGDRVMSDVLRGVRQEIFPAQIDIPAKQSRMLLNLPIPVQGLTPPLNGRSTLIRLQSNGTVYAASLAMFAQVNPDGSERSPSLKEWQNLLESGDLAGPRDKTPTPLEETGKPRIYGRVAGVVGGSRWRALLVDKPKARYLTIPQPGQVFSYALSTLHGGTLGTGQIQSAPMLVRYPDTAYRAHGNYGIQYNLKLPLYNNTQSSQTVSVSIQTPLKEDQLVKPGLRFLSTPAPQVFFRGTVRVRYKNDQNQPQTEFVHLVQKRGQPGEPLVLLKMKPSDRSLVEVDFLYPPDATPPQVLTVSTQAEPR, encoded by the coding sequence ATGTTGCCATTGTTACTAATTTTTCCGATAGCCCAATTAACTCCTACTACACTTCCACCTGAAGAAGTCTTACAACCACAAGAAGTACGACCTTTACCAGGTAAGTTGGATACAGTGCCAACGTTTAACAGCAATAGTCCAGAATTGGTTTTGAAGGAAGGAATCTTACTTTCTACCTTTCCACCAGATGGGAAAAAAGTGCCAACAGCGCATCTGAATTTTCCTTTTCGGGGACGATTTGATATTTTTGCCCATCACGTTGCGAAAGCTGAACCAGCAGAGAATTTGCGTTCTCTTTATTTAGGGATAATTTTGCAGAACCCTAGTTCGGAACCAGTGAAGGTAAATATTTGGCAGGCGGCGAGTTATTTGAGTCAACCGGATGCCCCATTTATTCAGTTACCATCCTTTAGCCAAAACCTTTTAGGTAAAATTTTTGCTGGCTCAGGCGATCGCGTCATGTCTGATGTTTTAAGGGGAGTGCGACAAGAGATTTTCCCTGCTCAAATTGACATTCCAGCAAAGCAAAGTCGGATGTTACTAAATTTACCAATTCCTGTGCAGGGATTGACACCACCTCTCAATGGTCGGTCTACATTGATCCGATTGCAAAGTAATGGCACTGTCTATGCAGCTAGCCTAGCGATGTTTGCACAGGTTAATCCTGATGGCAGTGAGCGATCGCCTAGTTTAAAAGAGTGGCAGAATTTACTAGAGAGTGGCGATTTAGCTGGGCCACGAGATAAAACTCCCACTCCCTTAGAGGAAACTGGCAAGCCAAGAATTTATGGGCGTGTTGCGGGAGTGGTTGGTGGTTCACGATGGAGAGCCTTATTAGTAGATAAGCCTAAAGCTAGGTATCTAACTATTCCCCAGCCTGGTCAAGTGTTTTCCTACGCTCTGAGTACTCTGCATGGCGGTACATTAGGAACTGGTCAAATTCAAAGTGCGCCTATGCTAGTGCGCTATCCTGACACCGCATATCGCGCTCATGGCAACTATGGAATTCAATATAATCTGAAGCTGCCGCTATATAACAATACTCAAAGTTCTCAAACTGTTAGCGTGTCGATACAAACACCACTCAAAGAGGATCAGTTAGTCAAACCAGGGTTACGCTTTCTGAGTACACCCGCTCCTCAAGTATTCTTCCGAGGGACAGTGCGAGTACGTTACAAAAATGACCAAAATCAGCCACAAACTGAGTTTGTACATTTAGTGCAAAAGAGAGGTCAACCAGGAGAACCGTTAGTTTTATTAAAGATGAAACCAAGCGATCGCTCTTTGGTAGAAGTAGACTTTCTCTATCCGCCGGATGCTACACCACCGCAAGTATTGACAGTTTCAACTCAGGCTGAACCTCGGTAA
- a CDS encoding response regulator, with protein MQMERKVNILLVDDKLENLLALEAILEKLGENLVRATSGEEALRCLLHQDFAVILLDVQMPGMDGFETATLIRNRGRSRHTPIIFLTAFSTSDQMLFKGYALGAVDYLLKPLDPNILTSKVTVFVELFKKTEAIKQQTAQLVAVNTELRQSEERFRSLSTCSPVGIFETDTEGNCKYTNPRYQAICGLKAADSLEKKWLESVHPEDKERAIASWSAYICEGREYSEEFRFQAAHGNIRWVQVRSSPMLSSQGDLLGYVGTLEDITERKQAEEVRAQVIREQTARQEAEAANRMKDEFLAVLSHELRTPLTSMLGWSKILRAKKLDEKATSRALEAIERNAISQMQLIEDILDVSRIIRGQLRLNVSAVNLLTVMEAALEAVRPLAEPKDIQLNTVLDTSIGSVYGDPARLQQIVWNLLTNAIKFTPKGGRVEVRLSKHFGFSISDFGVSATSTSLSTTQSNNFGFESHSENLDSSNTEESNNLKSVLENSDGREPSLKLSAKSQTSKSQYAQIQVIDTGIGISSEFLPKVFERFRQADSTTTRSHNGLGLGLAIVRHLVELHKGTIFAQSLGSGQGATFTVRLPLLQDNRGNREATGKISSPVASTPLAGLRVLVVDDETDTRNFLSFMFEEYGAFATAVGSVDEALAVLEQAKPDILISDIGMSEQDGYTLIRKLRSLEPEKGGRIPAIALTAYTREEDRLEALSAGFQQHLSKPIDPNKLIAAVANVLELPLEVPVS; from the coding sequence ATGCAGATGGAACGCAAAGTCAACATCCTCCTAGTAGATGATAAACTAGAAAATTTGCTGGCACTAGAGGCAATCCTAGAAAAATTAGGGGAGAATCTCGTGAGAGCTACTTCCGGGGAAGAAGCTTTGAGGTGTCTGCTGCATCAAGACTTTGCGGTGATTTTGCTGGATGTGCAAATGCCAGGGATGGATGGCTTTGAAACTGCTACCTTAATTCGCAATCGGGGGCGATCGCGCCATACTCCAATTATCTTTCTTACCGCCTTTAGCACCAGCGACCAAATGCTGTTTAAAGGTTATGCCTTGGGTGCTGTTGATTATCTGCTCAAGCCACTAGACCCCAATATTTTGACTTCTAAAGTCACAGTATTCGTAGAACTATTTAAGAAAACAGAAGCCATCAAGCAACAAACAGCGCAATTGGTAGCTGTGAATACTGAACTCAGGCAAAGTGAAGAACGATTCCGATCGCTAAGTACCTGCTCACCCGTTGGCATTTTTGAAACTGATACTGAAGGCAACTGTAAATATACTAATCCCCGCTATCAGGCAATTTGTGGCTTGAAAGCCGCAGATAGTTTAGAAAAGAAATGGCTGGAATCTGTTCATCCAGAAGATAAAGAACGAGCGATCGCTAGTTGGTCTGCTTACATTTGTGAAGGTCGGGAATACTCAGAAGAATTTCGTTTTCAAGCCGCTCACGGTAACATTCGTTGGGTTCAAGTTCGCTCATCACCAATGCTTTCCAGTCAAGGAGACTTGTTGGGTTATGTAGGCACTCTTGAAGATATTACCGAACGCAAGCAAGCAGAAGAAGTCCGCGCTCAAGTGATTCGAGAACAGACGGCAAGACAGGAAGCAGAAGCTGCAAATCGGATGAAAGATGAGTTTCTAGCTGTTCTCTCCCACGAACTCCGCACGCCTCTAACCTCAATGCTCGGCTGGTCAAAAATCCTCCGCGCGAAGAAACTTGACGAAAAAGCCACTTCTCGCGCTTTGGAGGCGATCGAACGCAACGCCATATCTCAGATGCAACTAATTGAGGATATCTTGGATGTATCTCGGATTATCCGTGGTCAGTTGCGGTTAAACGTATCTGCGGTAAATCTGCTTACAGTGATGGAGGCGGCATTAGAGGCAGTTCGTCCCCTAGCAGAGCCAAAAGATATTCAATTAAATACTGTACTGGATACTTCGATCGGGTCAGTCTACGGCGATCCAGCCCGTCTACAGCAAATTGTCTGGAACCTACTAACTAATGCAATAAAGTTTACCCCTAAAGGCGGTAGGGTAGAGGTTAGGCTATCAAAGCATTTTGGATTTTCGATTTCAGACTTTGGTGTGAGCGCTACTTCCACAAGCCTCAGTACAACCCAGTCGAACAATTTTGGATTTGAATCTCATAGTGAAAATTTAGATTCTTCAAACACTGAAGAAAGCAATAATCTAAAATCCGTCTTGGAAAATTCTGATGGTCGAGAGCCGAGTCTTAAGCTTTCTGCAAAATCTCAAACTTCAAAATCTCAGTACGCCCAAATTCAAGTTATCGATACGGGCATTGGCATCAGTTCCGAGTTTTTACCCAAAGTATTTGAGCGTTTTCGGCAAGCAGACAGTACCACAACGCGATCACACAATGGATTAGGATTAGGACTAGCGATCGTCCGTCATCTAGTTGAACTGCATAAAGGTACAATCTTTGCCCAAAGTTTGGGTAGTGGACAAGGAGCAACATTTACTGTAAGACTACCACTCCTACAAGACAATAGGGGAAATAGAGAAGCAACAGGAAAAATTTCCTCCCCTGTAGCGTCTACGCCCCTTGCTGGATTAAGAGTTCTAGTTGTAGATGATGAGACAGATACCCGTAACTTTCTCAGTTTTATGTTTGAGGAGTATGGGGCTTTTGCCACTGCGGTAGGATCAGTTGATGAAGCACTAGCAGTACTTGAACAAGCAAAACCAGATATCCTGATTAGCGACATCGGTATGTCAGAGCAAGATGGTTATACGCTGATTAGAAAACTGCGCTCTTTAGAACCAGAAAAAGGCGGGCGCATCCCCGCGATCGCGTTAACAGCGTACACGCGAGAAGAAGACCGTTTAGAAGCACTTTCTGCAGGGTTCCAGCAGCATTTATCTAAGCCAATTGACCCCAATAAATTGATTGCTGCCGTTGCCAATGTTTTAGAACTACCTCTAGAAGTTCCAGTGAGTTGA
- a CDS encoding metal ABC transporter permease — protein sequence MNTLAFLDWLTTPLQHEFMVKAICVSALVGVVCSVLSCFMTLKGWALMGDAVSHAVMPGVVIAYVLNIPFAVGAFVFGVGSVIAIGYIKAKTRIKEDTVIGLVFTGFFALGLVLVSKTPSSVDLTHILFGNVLGISNEDIIQTVIISVITLVTIAVLRKDLLLFCFDPTHARSIGLNTGALHYILLSLLSLTAVAGLQTVGIILVVAMLVTPGATAYLLTDRFDHMILIAMASGVFSSVMGTYISYHIDGATGGCIVVLQTLLFIVAMIFAPKHGLLVRAKKQENTD from the coding sequence ATGAATACTCTCGCATTCTTAGACTGGTTAACCACACCCCTCCAGCATGAATTCATGGTGAAGGCAATTTGTGTAAGTGCCTTAGTTGGGGTAGTCTGTTCTGTTTTATCTTGTTTTATGACCCTAAAAGGTTGGGCATTAATGGGAGATGCTGTTTCCCATGCAGTAATGCCTGGGGTTGTAATTGCTTATGTTTTAAATATCCCTTTTGCTGTGGGTGCTTTCGTCTTTGGAGTGGGTTCAGTTATTGCGATCGGTTATATCAAAGCGAAGACGAGAATTAAAGAAGATACTGTCATCGGACTTGTATTTACAGGATTTTTTGCTCTGGGTTTGGTACTAGTTTCCAAGACTCCAAGCAGCGTAGACTTAACGCACATTTTGTTTGGGAATGTCTTGGGTATTTCTAATGAAGACATTATCCAAACGGTGATTATTAGCGTAATTACTTTAGTAACAATAGCTGTTTTACGCAAAGACCTATTATTATTTTGTTTTGACCCCACTCATGCACGTTCCATCGGCTTGAATACAGGAGCGCTGCACTATATTTTACTATCATTACTGTCGCTAACTGCTGTCGCCGGACTCCAGACAGTAGGAATTATTCTGGTTGTAGCGATGTTAGTTACTCCGGGAGCAACGGCTTATTTATTAACAGACCGTTTCGACCACATGATACTAATTGCAATGGCATCGGGCGTATTTTCTAGTGTTATGGGAACTTACATCAGCTATCATATCGATGGTGCAACAGGGGGTTGCATAGTTGTGTTGCAAACCTTGTTGTTTATCGTAGCAATGATTTTTGCACCTAAGCATGGGTTACTGGTAAGAGCAAAGAAGCAGGAAAACACTGACTGA
- a CDS encoding metal ABC transporter ATP-binding protein — MKSISIDVENLTVAYHGKVALHGASLQIRAGSISGLVGMNGSGKSTLFKAIMGFLKPVTGRVLINGLPIKTVQKKSLVAYVPQSEEVDWNFPVSVHDVVMMGRYGYMNILRIPSAKDQRVVRESLERVQMWSMRDRQIGELSGGQKKRAFLARALAQQGTVLLLDEPFTGVDIKTEKAMIDLLLELREEGHTILISTHDLASITTFCDQVVLINRTILAYGDTSEVFTEENLSRTFGGSLGDLSLSKSQIIRGNQNESD; from the coding sequence GTGAAGTCTATTAGTATTGATGTCGAAAATCTGACAGTTGCTTACCACGGCAAAGTTGCTTTACATGGTGCTTCTTTGCAAATTAGAGCAGGTTCAATTAGTGGTTTAGTGGGGATGAATGGTAGCGGTAAATCAACCCTATTTAAGGCGATTATGGGTTTTTTAAAGCCAGTTACAGGACGGGTTTTGATTAATGGTTTACCGATAAAAACTGTACAGAAAAAAAGCTTGGTGGCTTATGTACCACAGTCGGAAGAGGTGGACTGGAATTTTCCAGTAAGTGTCCATGATGTGGTGATGATGGGACGCTACGGATACATGAATATACTGCGAATTCCGTCGGCGAAAGATCAAAGAGTGGTGAGGGAGAGTCTGGAAAGAGTGCAAATGTGGTCAATGCGCGATCGCCAAATTGGAGAACTCTCTGGTGGACAGAAAAAACGTGCCTTTCTCGCCCGTGCCTTAGCACAACAGGGGACAGTTTTACTATTAGATGAACCTTTCACTGGGGTAGATATCAAAACAGAAAAAGCGATGATTGACTTATTACTAGAATTGCGAGAGGAAGGTCATACAATTTTAATTTCTACCCATGACTTAGCGTCTATCACTACTTTCTGTGACCAAGTAGTACTAATTAATCGCACTATTTTAGCTTATGGTGATACATCAGAAGTCTTCACAGAAGAAAATCTATCACGCACTTTTGGCGGTTCTCTGGGAGATTTATCCCTCAGCAAAAGTCAGATAATCCGCGGAAATCAAAATGAATCTGATTGA
- a CDS encoding chemotaxis protein CheB, protein MSFKIVVIGTSLGGLSALKIVLGNLPADFPVPIAIVQHRHKESSNTLQDLLQESTLLKIREVEDKDEILPGHIYIAPADYHLLVEPGHFALSTDEPVSYARPSIDVLFESAADVYTEQVIGVILTGANQDGMQGLKKIKARGGITIVQEPATAESDIMPEAAISAITVDWILTLSNIASQMVKLCQLSQK, encoded by the coding sequence GTGTCGTTTAAAATTGTGGTAATTGGTACTTCTTTAGGCGGATTATCAGCACTGAAAATCGTCCTGGGTAATTTACCAGCAGACTTCCCTGTACCGATCGCGATCGTGCAACACCGTCATAAAGAATCTAGCAACACACTCCAGGATTTATTACAAGAATCCACTTTGTTGAAAATTCGCGAAGTGGAAGACAAGGACGAAATACTACCAGGACATATCTACATAGCCCCAGCAGATTATCATTTACTGGTTGAACCAGGTCACTTTGCTCTTTCGACTGATGAGCCTGTTTCTTATGCTAGACCATCTATTGATGTGCTGTTTGAGTCGGCAGCCGATGTCTACACAGAGCAAGTTATTGGTGTAATATTGACAGGAGCCAACCAAGATGGTATGCAAGGCCTTAAGAAAATAAAAGCGCGGGGAGGAATTACCATTGTACAAGAACCTGCCACAGCGGAGAGCGACATTATGCCAGAGGCAGCAATTTCTGCTATTACAGTAGACTGGATTTTGACACTCTCAAACATTGCTTCCCAGATGGTCAAGCTTTGTCAATTATCACAGAAATAA
- a CDS encoding cytochrome c, translating to MDNQITKPEILIQRIVLLTLAILLGVPLGFFGVQLVQASDPYVKSVLSLTGNPVQGHAIFQINCAGCHGLEADGRVGLSLQAVSKHKSRYGLIHQVISGETPPMPKFQPSAQEMADLLNYLESL from the coding sequence TTGGATAACCAGATTACCAAACCTGAAATTTTGATTCAGCGGATCGTTTTATTGACGCTGGCTATACTGCTAGGAGTCCCTTTGGGCTTTTTTGGTGTTCAGTTGGTTCAAGCCTCCGATCCATATGTCAAGAGTGTTCTGTCCCTAACAGGAAACCCAGTTCAAGGACACGCGATATTTCAAATTAACTGTGCTGGTTGTCATGGCTTGGAAGCAGACGGGCGAGTGGGGCTCAGTTTGCAAGCTGTTTCAAAGCACAAGTCTCGGTATGGGCTGATTCACCAAGTGATTAGTGGCGAAACACCCCCAATGCCAAAATTCCAACCCAGTGCTCAAGAAATGGCGGATCTTTTGAACTATTTAGAGTCGTTATAG
- the rsmD gene encoding 16S rRNA (guanine(966)-N(2))-methyltransferase RsmD gives MSLRIYGNRQLKTLPGKETRPTSARVREAVFNIWQGEIAGCRWLDLCAGTGSMGAEALCRRASLVVGIEQSSRACTTIQQNWQQLTNAEQEFRVLRGDITQQLKTLSGKQFDRIYFDPPYASGLYQQVLEAIAHYQLLDPSGEIAVEHASQGWTPPEIPAWEICRQKVYGNTSLTFYKIME, from the coding sequence ATGAGCCTGAGAATTTACGGTAATCGCCAGCTAAAAACTTTACCAGGAAAAGAAACTAGACCCACTAGTGCGCGAGTAAGAGAGGCAGTCTTTAATATTTGGCAAGGAGAAATTGCAGGTTGTCGCTGGCTAGATTTGTGCGCTGGTACTGGTTCAATGGGCGCAGAGGCTTTGTGTAGAAGAGCCAGCTTAGTAGTAGGAATTGAACAATCGAGCCGAGCCTGTACCACCATCCAGCAAAATTGGCAGCAGTTAACTAATGCCGAACAGGAATTTCGGGTATTGCGGGGAGATATTACCCAGCAGTTAAAAACTTTATCAGGTAAACAGTTTGATAGAATCTACTTCGATCCACCTTATGCCAGTGGATTGTACCAGCAAGTATTAGAAGCGATCGCTCACTATCAACTTTTAGATCCTAGCGGTGAAATCGCAGTTGAACACGCCTCACAAGGTTGGACACCGCCAGAGATTCCCGCTTGGGAAATTTGCCGCCAGAAAGTTTACGGCAACACATCACTTACTTTCTACAAAATTATGGAATGA
- the hisH gene encoding imidazole glycerol phosphate synthase subunit HisH — MPVIAVVDYEMGNLHSVCKGLEKAGATPNVTYSPKELEQADAIVLPGVGAFDPAVQHLRSRGLEQPIKEAIAAGKPFLGICLGLQILFESSAEGTQPGLGIIKGKVRRFRPEPDITIPHMGWNQLEVTQPKSILWEHLPSDPWVYFVHSYYVDPIDPLIRAATITHGTQTVTAAIAHENLMAVQFHPEKSSNIGLQILSNFVAQVREKIPA; from the coding sequence ATGCCAGTAATTGCGGTCGTAGATTATGAGATGGGAAATTTGCACTCAGTTTGCAAAGGCTTGGAAAAAGCTGGGGCAACTCCTAATGTTACTTATTCTCCAAAGGAATTAGAGCAGGCAGATGCTATAGTCCTACCGGGAGTGGGAGCATTTGATCCAGCAGTGCAACACCTGCGATCGCGTGGTTTAGAACAACCTATTAAAGAAGCGATCGCAGCTGGTAAACCTTTTTTGGGAATTTGTTTAGGATTGCAAATTCTTTTTGAATCAAGTGCAGAAGGTACCCAACCAGGACTAGGAATTATCAAAGGAAAAGTGCGGCGGTTTCGTCCCGAACCTGACATCACTATTCCTCACATGGGTTGGAATCAATTGGAAGTTACTCAACCAAAAAGTATTTTGTGGGAGCATTTGCCGTCAGATCCTTGGGTGTATTTTGTCCATTCCTATTATGTTGACCCAATAGACCCGCTAATCCGTGCAGCAACTATCACTCACGGTACTCAAACCGTCACAGCGGCGATCGCCCATGAAAACCTGATGGCAGTCCAATTTCACCCCGAAAAATCCTCTAATATTGGATTGCAAATCCTGTCTAATTTCGTTGCTCAAGTCCGCGAAAAAATTCCTGCCTAA
- a CDS encoding helix-turn-helix domain-containing protein: protein MRLNAHGWYVEKIAGHLNWTPQTVREVLHKWKKQGLEGLWELLGRGGKTKWKEEDIVFLEECLKKEL, encoded by the coding sequence ATCAGATTAAACGCACATGGCTGGTATGTGGAAAAAATCGCGGGTCATTTAAATTGGACTCCACAGACAGTGAGAGAGGTTTTGCACAAATGGAAAAAGCAGGGTCTAGAAGGGCTTTGGGAACTACTTGGTCGAGGTGGGAAGACTAAGTGGAAAGAAGAGGACATAGTGTTTTTAGAAGAATGCCTTAAGAAAGAACTTTAG
- a CDS encoding peptidylprolyl isomerase yields MTETTQIGNRTITASELISLLASYQMLPQLQRELIIDEAIEQNSRSAKIAIECTPEEVAQAKQQFYAEKQFKNEEDIQAWMAHQGLNPDQLEVITTRKLKIEKFKQATWGNKLESYFFQSKAKLDKVIYSLLRTQDVGIAQELYFRIQAKENSFADLAREYSLGPEAQTGGLVGPIELNALHPIMVQMLSSTQPGQILPPTRIAEWFVILRLEKFIPAQLDEFMKMRLLNELFENWLQEQQKQIMSAPQAEGDT; encoded by the coding sequence ATGACTGAAACGACCCAAATCGGTAATCGTACAATCACAGCTAGTGAACTGATTTCCTTACTGGCAAGTTATCAAATGCTGCCACAGTTGCAGCGAGAATTGATCATTGATGAGGCAATAGAGCAAAACTCGCGCTCTGCCAAGATTGCAATAGAGTGTACACCAGAGGAAGTAGCCCAAGCTAAACAGCAGTTTTACGCCGAAAAACAGTTCAAAAATGAAGAAGACATCCAGGCTTGGATGGCACATCAAGGGCTGAATCCAGATCAACTAGAAGTTATCACTACTCGTAAGCTGAAAATTGAAAAATTCAAGCAAGCCACTTGGGGTAATAAACTGGAATCTTACTTTTTTCAGTCCAAGGCAAAACTGGACAAAGTAATTTATTCCCTACTACGAACCCAGGATGTGGGAATTGCCCAAGAACTATACTTCAGGATTCAAGCAAAAGAAAACTCTTTTGCTGATTTGGCGCGGGAATACTCACTCGGACCGGAAGCCCAAACTGGTGGCTTGGTAGGCCCGATTGAACTGAATGCACTACATCCGATAATGGTGCAAATGCTCTCTAGCACTCAACCAGGTCAGATATTGCCCCCTACCCGTATCGCTGAATGGTTTGTAATTTTGCGTTTAGAAAAATTTATTCCAGCACAACTGGATGAATTTATGAAAATGCGTCTGTTGAATGAACTCTTTGAAAACTGGCTACAAGAGCAGCAAAAGCAAATCATGTCTGCACCACAAGCAGAGGGGGATACGTGA
- a CDS encoding peptidase C15 translates to MKKRILLTSFDTWLKDQQSNSSDDLLLEVTKLELIPHNLTFLRQLPVDVQLASTQVMEKIKAIQPDYIICCGMAASRTQLSVEAVASCGESILQTEVDLEKLVVGAAKIQISYDCGKFVCEGLYYSVLDYLSQNQLTARCIFVHVPVLNQENLMGILADFVLIINKLALSSSC, encoded by the coding sequence ATGAAGAAAAGAATTCTATTAACTTCTTTTGACACTTGGCTAAAAGATCAACAGTCAAATTCTTCTGATGATTTATTACTTGAAGTTACCAAACTTGAGTTGATACCACATAACTTAACTTTTTTACGCCAGTTACCCGTAGATGTGCAACTTGCCAGTACTCAGGTAATGGAAAAAATCAAGGCAATCCAACCTGATTACATCATCTGTTGTGGCATGGCTGCAAGCCGTACACAATTAAGTGTGGAAGCAGTTGCTAGCTGTGGAGAAAGTATTTTACAGACAGAAGTTGATTTAGAAAAATTAGTGGTGGGAGCAGCAAAAATTCAGATTAGCTACGACTGTGGGAAATTTGTCTGTGAAGGTCTTTACTATTCAGTGTTGGACTACTTAAGCCAAAATCAACTCACGGCACGTTGTATTTTTGTCCACGTTCCGGTTCTCAATCAAGAAAATTTGATGGGGATTCTTGCCGATTTCGTATTAATTATTAACAAACTGGCACTTTCATCAAGCTGTTAA
- a CDS encoding DUF2237 domain-containing protein, which translates to MTDAKNVIDGNLEVCCTSPMTGFHRDGFCRTGSQDFGSHVVCAQVTSEFLEFTKSQGNDLSTAVPDFNFPGLKPGDRWCLCASRWQEALEAGVAPPVILSATHARALEVVSLDELKKHALTSS; encoded by the coding sequence ATGACAGACGCTAAAAATGTAATCGATGGAAACCTAGAGGTTTGCTGTACTTCTCCCATGACTGGGTTTCACCGCGACGGTTTTTGTCGTACAGGTAGTCAGGATTTCGGGTCGCATGTCGTATGTGCCCAAGTCACATCAGAATTCCTGGAGTTCACCAAATCGCAGGGAAACGACCTCAGCACAGCTGTTCCTGATTTTAATTTTCCGGGATTGAAGCCTGGCGATCGCTGGTGTTTGTGTGCTTCTCGCTGGCAAGAAGCTCTAGAAGCTGGCGTTGCTCCACCCGTTATACTTTCAGCAACCCATGCTAGAGCTTTGGAAGTGGTTTCTCTAGACGAACTCAAAAAACATGCCTTAACTTCGTCTTGA
- the petG gene encoding cytochrome b6-f complex subunit V produces the protein MVEPLLSGIVLGLVFVTLAGLFYAAYKQYKRPNQLGG, from the coding sequence GTGGTTGAACCCCTGCTATCAGGTATTGTCCTTGGTCTAGTTTTCGTCACTCTCGCCGGACTTTTTTACGCTGCATATAAGCAATACAAGCGCCCCAATCAGTTGGGGGGATGA